One genomic segment of Streptomyces sp. RerS4 includes these proteins:
- a CDS encoding carbohydrate ABC transporter permease: protein MNVRRTARGLSLHAVVWLIGAFVVVPLVYAVISGFKSTGELTTNPFGLPEHWKTGNYTGILGDGMFWRQIANSAGIAIGTACCTVAVAAMAAFVLARYAFRGRELFYTLFTIGLMFPFAVAVLPLFLLLRNFDLLDNPLGVILPQAAFGLPMTIIILRGFFRTIPAEIEEAAVMDGCGKFRFFWKILLPMARPALGTVSVLAIVASWNNFFLPLLVFNDPQWQTIPVGVQQFQGQYSTDYALVLAYIVLAMVPALAFYAVAERQLIGGLTAGATKG, encoded by the coding sequence GAACGTCCGCAGAACGGCACGCGGCCTGTCGCTGCACGCCGTGGTCTGGCTGATCGGCGCGTTCGTCGTCGTGCCGCTGGTCTACGCGGTGATCTCCGGGTTCAAGAGCACCGGCGAGCTGACGACCAACCCGTTCGGGCTGCCGGAGCACTGGAAGACCGGCAATTACACCGGCATCCTCGGCGACGGAATGTTCTGGCGGCAGATCGCCAACAGTGCGGGCATCGCGATCGGCACGGCTTGCTGCACGGTGGCGGTCGCCGCGATGGCGGCGTTCGTCCTGGCCCGCTACGCCTTCCGGGGCAGGGAGTTGTTCTATACGCTGTTCACGATCGGGCTGATGTTCCCGTTCGCGGTGGCCGTCCTGCCGCTGTTCCTGCTGCTGCGCAACTTCGACCTGCTCGACAACCCGCTCGGAGTGATCCTCCCGCAGGCGGCCTTCGGGCTCCCCATGACCATCATCATTCTGCGCGGCTTCTTCCGGACCATCCCGGCGGAGATCGAGGAGGCGGCCGTCATGGACGGCTGCGGCAAGTTCCGTTTCTTCTGGAAGATCCTGCTGCCGATGGCGCGTCCGGCGCTCGGCACGGTCTCGGTGCTCGCGATCGTCGCGAGCTGGAACAACTTCTTCCTGCCGCTGCTGGTGTTCAACGACCCCCAATGGCAGACGATCCCGGTCGGCGTCCAGCAGTTCCAGGGTCAGTACTCCACCGACTACGCTCTCGTCCTCGCCTACATCGTGCTCGCCATGGTCCCCGCCCTCGCTTTCTACGCCGTCGCCGAGCGGCAGCTGATCGGCGGACTCACCGCGGGCGCCACCAAGGGCTGA
- a CDS encoding endo-1,4-beta-xylanase gives MSISRILTALSAAVCLSAGLAAAPAAAEPPPRTLGELAKKHHKYFGSATDNPEFTDAAYLKLLGSEFGQTTPGNAMKWYATEPERGVFDFTAADEVVAFAQAHHQKVRGHTLIWHNQLPAWLTEGTWTADELRAILKHHIQTVVRHFKGQVIHWDVVNEAFNEDGTYRETLFHKTLGPGYIADALRWAHEADRHAKLYLNDYNVDWIGPKSDAYYTLIKQLKADGVPVEGFGIQGHLALQHGFPADVQRNMQRFADLGVEVAITELDIRMNLPATPEKLATQATWYADYVKACLAVRKCVGVTIWDYTDKYSWIPSVFPGEGAALPYDENLVPKPAYRAIRKVLGG, from the coding sequence ATGTCCATCTCCCGGATCCTCACCGCTCTGTCCGCCGCCGTCTGCCTGTCGGCCGGCCTCGCCGCCGCGCCCGCAGCCGCCGAGCCCCCTCCCCGGACGCTCGGCGAACTGGCCAAGAAGCACCACAAGTACTTCGGCTCCGCCACCGACAACCCCGAGTTCACCGACGCCGCCTATCTGAAGCTCCTCGGCAGCGAATTCGGGCAGACCACCCCCGGCAACGCCATGAAGTGGTACGCCACCGAGCCCGAACGCGGCGTCTTCGACTTCACCGCCGCCGACGAGGTCGTCGCGTTCGCCCAGGCCCACCACCAGAAGGTCCGCGGCCACACCCTCATCTGGCACAACCAGCTCCCCGCCTGGCTCACCGAGGGAACCTGGACCGCCGACGAGCTGCGCGCCATCCTCAAGCACCACATACAGACGGTGGTCCGCCACTTCAAGGGCCAGGTGATCCACTGGGACGTCGTCAACGAGGCCTTCAACGAAGACGGCACCTACCGCGAGACGCTCTTCCACAAGACGCTCGGCCCCGGCTACATCGCCGACGCACTGCGCTGGGCCCACGAGGCCGACCGGCACGCCAAGCTGTACCTCAACGACTACAACGTCGACTGGATCGGCCCCAAGAGCGACGCCTATTACACCCTCATCAAGCAGTTGAAGGCCGACGGCGTCCCGGTGGAGGGCTTCGGCATCCAGGGCCACCTGGCGCTCCAGCACGGCTTCCCCGCCGACGTCCAGCGGAACATGCAGCGCTTCGCCGACCTCGGGGTCGAGGTCGCGATCACCGAGCTCGACATCAGGATGAACCTCCCCGCGACCCCCGAGAAGCTCGCCACGCAGGCCACCTGGTACGCCGACTACGTCAAGGCCTGCCTGGCGGTCAGGAAATGCGTCGGCGTCACCATCTGGGACTACACGGACAAGTACTCGTGGATCCCCTCCGTCTTCCCCGGCGAGGGCGCGGCGCTGCCCTACGACGAGAACCTGGTGCCCAAGCCCGCCTATCGCGCGATCAGGAAGGTGCTGGGCGGATGA
- a CDS encoding cupin domain-containing protein, with protein sequence MTPFPGGVGISGLTVYDWEAADGLCGGAPHMHLVCSEAYVVTGGAGSVQTLTTSGFADTPLHPGDVVWFTPGTIHRLVNDGGLRLVVLMQNSGLPEAGDAVFTFPAPLLADPHAYRKAAALTGDHAAAARRRRDLAVEGFLALREGGLPQFHIAAHRLKSELLDAWWTRWRNGPLAAALTTGRQLERLKASDLTHLGHGAVSRLERPERRRFGMCGRLHTYPLPDPPTTWPPRGPSGSPHPHPSKELS encoded by the coding sequence GTGACCCCGTTCCCCGGCGGCGTGGGGATCTCCGGGCTGACCGTGTACGACTGGGAGGCCGCCGACGGGCTGTGCGGCGGTGCCCCCCACATGCACCTCGTCTGTTCCGAAGCCTACGTCGTCACCGGCGGCGCGGGCAGCGTCCAGACCCTCACCACCTCCGGCTTCGCCGACACCCCGCTGCACCCCGGCGACGTCGTCTGGTTCACCCCCGGCACGATCCACCGCCTCGTCAACGACGGCGGCTTGCGCCTCGTGGTGCTCATGCAGAACAGCGGGCTCCCCGAGGCGGGCGACGCCGTCTTCACCTTCCCCGCTCCGCTGCTGGCCGATCCCCACGCCTACCGGAAGGCGGCAGCCCTGACCGGCGATCACGCCGCGGCAGCGCGCCGCCGCCGCGACCTGGCGGTCGAGGGCTTCCTGGCCTTGCGCGAAGGCGGGTTGCCGCAGTTCCACATCGCGGCCCACCGCCTGAAGAGCGAACTCCTGGACGCCTGGTGGACCCGCTGGCGTAACGGCCCCCTGGCCGCGGCCCTCACGACCGGCCGTCAGCTGGAACGGCTGAAGGCCTCAGACCTCACCCACCTCGGCCACGGTGCGGTGTCACGCCTGGAGCGCCCGGAGCGCCGGCGCTTCGGCATGTGCGGCCGCCTTCACACCTATCCCCTCCCCGACCCTCCGACAACGTGGCCGCCGCGCGGCCCGTCGGGGTCACCTCACCCCCACCCCTCGAAGGAGCTCTCCTGA